In Desulfosoma sp., the sequence AATACCGACACTGCAGGCTCCCTGGTAAAGATACAGGATCTCTACGCCTGTCAGGCCCGAAGGCAACTGTGTGCAACAGTGGCTGCATCCAGGAGCACATGTGACGGTCCATCCTGCTCGGTGCAAGTGGCTGACGACAAAACGAAGAGACTGATCGTAGACAAGAAAAGCTTTTTCAAAATGCGTGAGAAAAATTTTGGGAAGACTTCTTTGTTTTTCCCAAAGAGCCGGGACGAGAGCATCCCGAGCCAGGTGAAGCAACGAGGTGACTCGATCCTCGTAATGCCTCAGGGTTTCCTGAACCTCGGCGGAAAGGGCACAGAATTCCAATGGATTTTGTATGGCTTGACGTTTCAAGGTTTTGCAACGTTAGCGGATTCGAGCACGCCTCGTTCCTGAAGGGTCGATACCAGTCGCCGGGCCAGTAGCGGAGCGTTGCCGCCGGCACGGTTATTGACAATGATGCACACGGTCTGGTCCGATTCCAGACCCCTTGCCACCAGTTCCGCTGTTTCATGAAAGAGGCTTGGCTGAATCATGTCTTCCACAAGGTGATCAAAAGGATGAGCGCGAGCATACGCTTGTTCGTAACGCATGCCTCGCGGCGTGAGCCATCGAAGAATCACCCAATGGGAGGCGCTGAAAAACCTGCGTCCACTGCGTTGCCACTGATGCAGCAACGAAGGAAGCCAGGTCCAATGGGAAAGCACCTGCCCCACACCGTATTCAGCCAAAACATGAAAAACCGGCTTGCAGAGGTAACTTTCTGTTCTCAGCTCCAGATGATACCGAGAATCTTGAGGAACGCTATGAAAAAACCTTCTCAGCCGATCCGCCAGATCGTTGGGATCCAATCGGTCTGCTTTTCGGTGATATTCCTGCTCAAAAACAAAGGCGGCCAGTCGCTCCCCCAAGAGCTGCAAGGCCGGCTCGTAAAAGGATCTTTGAAAAAGGTCGGAATTCAGAAAATGCGGGTTTTCCGAACTTTCCCTGCCGGTCCACAGACGATACGCGCAGACCTTTTGAGGAACCTTAAGGATAACCAGCGCCTGCGAAGGCAAGTGTTCGGCGTATCGAGCCAGGGTGCGATAGCTTTCCGTCGGTTGTCCTTCTGGAGTGAGCAAAAGGCTGTAGAAGGTAAAATCCAGTTCCAGGACGGAAAAATGGTCGAAGTATTCGCGAACACTGTCCACAGGAAGAACCAGGGACGTGAAATTTTTGTCGCCGACCTTTTGAGCCTTTTGAATCATGCGGCCTTCATAGAGTGAAGGCGTGTAGATTTGACCGATCCAGCCGCTGTATCGGTCACTGGCTGTGCCGAGAAGCACTTGAGGATGAAGGTTCCTAAAGACGAAATCGCAAGCCGCCTTGGAAGGATGGGCATGCATGAGAGTGTCCCGGGGTAGGCCCAAGTATGCCGAAAATCATGACCTACCCCTTTCTATCCGACGACTATGCCGGTTTTGAACCCTTAGCAGAACGCAAGGAGGCACGCTTTCTTTCCGACCAACGTTTGAGAAATCGTCCCAGAGGAGTTTCGGCCATGGAAACGCTCTCGGTTTCCACCTTTAAGGTTCCTTCCGCCTGAAGTGCGATCTGAAGGCATGGGCGTACGTGCGGGCACTTGAGACAGTGAGCTTGAGGTTCAATGAAGCCGTCCTTGTTGCGGGGACAGACATGAGCCGCGTCCCCGAAACAGGGCGGCTTTTCTGGGTCCGACTTCACCGGTGTAGCTTCCATGATCTTCTATTCCAAAATCTCCAACACGGCCCTCTTGCGCAGTTTGGTCGCTGCGGCATTCATGATGGTGCGAATGGCATGAGCGTTTCGACCCTCTTTTCCAATGATCTTTCCCAAATCTTCTTTTGCCGCCCTTAATTCGATGACCGAAAGCTGATGGCCGTTAATTTCCCGCACTTGGACTTTGTCAGGATATTCCGCCAGAGCGCGAGCGATGTATTCCACCAGATTCTTGATTTCACTGTCGCCCATGAAAGTTCCCCCCGCTTCCGTGATCATGGAATGTGGAATGAACAGCAAACCTTAGGAAAAGAATCTCAGAATCGTCTGTGCAAAAAACTTCGCTTCAGCGGCTTAAACCTTCCCGCCGCTTCATACGTTGCTGCCTTAGGGGTTTTCTATGAAGGCTGATCATGACGGCTCAATGGATTCTCGACACCGACCGCACTGTAGAGAATCCATAACATCCTGTCAAGGGAAGAGAAGACAAAAGAAAAGGTGGAAAGGGTGTCCATGGCCTAAGCCTCCCTCGGCTAGGAGCCTGTCCGAGAGCTCGGAATACGAGAGTTTTTTGCCACTTCAAGGTAGAGGCAAGGCGGCGCTTCGCTCCTCCATGCCTTAAATGGGTTTCTTGCCTGGAAATGCAGAAGTCCCGCGCGCATGATGTGCGTGGTGTCCGGAACATGAGCGTGGGTGGAATCGATGTTTCGGGAAAGCCATGGTCTTTATTCTATATCGGCCAAGCCTGAAGGTTTCCGCCGGTACCCCATCTGTGGGAGCGGACCTGTGTTTCCGCCCCAATGGATTGTTGTGCCTGAAAGGTTTAGGGGCGGACTCATAGGTCCGCCTCTACGTGAGTGACCGACAAGTTATCGTCAGGGAGCGCGGAAGTCCCGCCCGCGCAAATGGCGGGCCAGAGGCCTGCGCTTCCACAGATTTTGGGGCGTAAGAGCACGGCGCCCCGTGCCCCTAAGTCTTGGACCGGAATGGCTCATTCTAAGTTCTTGGACAAGCTCCGAGAAGGCATACCAAGAATTCTTCACAAAGAACGCTTAAGGTTCGCAGCGGTGCTTGATGTTTACCCCTTGAACGATAAAAATGACGCTTTCGGCGATATTGGTGGTCTGATCTGCCACCCTCTCCAAACACCGTGCCGTGATGATGGTTTGCACAGCCCTTTCAATGCTTCGGCTTTCGTTGACCATAAGATCGATCATACGCCTTAACACCTTGTCGTTAAGCTCATCGGCTTCATCGTCCATTTGGCAGACATCGTAGGCTCGGGTTACGTTTTCATGGGCGAAAGCACTGATGGCCACCCGCAACATGTCCATGGCCGTGTCCGCCAGGGCATCCAATTCAGGAAGAAAATCAAGTGGCGGCCTTCGGGCCAGGAATTGAGCCCTTTGCGCGATATTGACCGCCTGATCGGCGATGCGCTCCAGATCAATACTCATGCGCAGGGCTCCAATGATGAACCTGAGATCCTTGGCCACAGGCTGTTCCAAGGCCAGCAGGGAAAGGCACAGATGGTCAACTTTCATCTCCAGCTGATTCACAATCTGGTCTTCGG encodes:
- a CDS encoding DUF72 domain-containing protein; the protein is MHAHPSKAACDFVFRNLHPQVLLGTASDRYSGWIGQIYTPSLYEGRMIQKAQKVGDKNFTSLVLPVDSVREYFDHFSVLELDFTFYSLLLTPEGQPTESYRTLARYAEHLPSQALVILKVPQKVCAYRLWTGRESSENPHFLNSDLFQRSFYEPALQLLGERLAAFVFEQEYHRKADRLDPNDLADRLRRFFHSVPQDSRYHLELRTESYLCKPVFHVLAEYGVGQVLSHWTWLPSLLHQWQRSGRRFFSASHWVILRWLTPRGMRYEQAYARAHPFDHLVEDMIQPSLFHETAELVARGLESDQTVCIIVNNRAGGNAPLLARRLVSTLQERGVLESANVAKP
- a CDS encoding KH domain-containing protein, with product MGDSEIKNLVEYIARALAEYPDKVQVREINGHQLSVIELRAAKEDLGKIIGKEGRNAHAIRTIMNAAATKLRKRAVLEILE
- the phoU gene encoding phosphate signaling complex protein PhoU; the protein is MKSRFIRQMEELRMTVLEMATLTEKAMEKALQAFKTRDEELAAQVIAEDQIVNQLEMKVDHLCLSLLALEQPVAKDLRFIIGALRMSIDLERIADQAVNIAQRAQFLARRPPLDFLPELDALADTAMDMLRVAISAFAHENVTRAYDVCQMDDEADELNDKVLRRMIDLMVNESRSIERAVQTIITARCLERVADQTTNIAESVIFIVQGVNIKHRCEP